In Meles meles chromosome 2, mMelMel3.1 paternal haplotype, whole genome shotgun sequence, the sequence agtgggttaagccactgccttcggctcaggtcatgatctcagggtcctgggatcgagtcccgcatcgggctctctgctcggcggggagcctgcttccctctctctctctctgcctgcctctctgtctacttgtgatctctctctgtcaaataaataaataaaatcttaaaaaaaaatacagattaaatatatagatttcaGCCCTGACACTCAAAACTTGGGCTTACCTCCTTTAACCCTAGCTTCCAGCCAGACTGGTCTGTTCACCAACATTTTGGGAAACGTTTTGCTGCTTTCCAGCATCAAGCCTCCACTTCTCATGCTCCTGCCTGTGCAGGGAATGGCCCGCCCCAGTCTGTGTGCCTCCTCCACAGCCTGACTGTCAATCAAGACCCATCTCAGACCCTAAGCCCTCTCGCGTTCTTTGTATTCCCATCCTCTGCCAGTCTCTCTTGGAGTCTGCGGCAGTTTCTCTTTTTaaccttgtttattttatttggtacGTGTCTAATCTGCTCTACTTGAGGGTAATCTCTTTGAGCAAGTGTCTTGTAGTTCAGTTTCCCTGGAACACAGTCCACGGTGCCAGTTACGTAGTACGAACGGTTGTAATAGTGGCAGTGACGTGAATggcagctaacatttactgagacaCTGTTTGTTGGACACTGTTCCAATAAATGTTCATGGGTTAACATATTTGATCTTTACACCCTGTGAGGGAGGTACTATGCCCACGTCGCAGATGGGGATATAGGCGAAGAGAGCTAGAAAGCAGCAGAATTAGGATTGGAGTCTCCAGGGTGTTATGACTTAGAAACCATATTCCTAACCTTCATGCTGTCTGGGCTCCCTTTTGTAGGTGCTCTGTAAATAATGAGTTATACAAGAATGATGTTTTCTCGGGTTTTCACACAAACGTGGCGAGTAGAAAGAGTATAGAACAGCATTGTTACTCAAGCTCTTGAACAACAGTCTTTTTAGTTAAGGAACATTTCAACTGACTGGATTTAGTAAGGAGTGTTTAAATTATCCAGATACAGACAAGTATTTTCAGTCGGCTGTCTTAAATGACAAACGTTCCCTTGTCAGGCAGATAGACTGTAGCTTCTCCCTTAGCTCCAAGTTCCCTGGTAGATGggcacagaattttaaaaggtaaCTATCCTGATTACAGATTGCTCCAAACAGGAAACCAGTGGAATTCTTTAAGCTCTTTTATGAGGATATCTTGAGAGAACTAAGCATCTTCTATGTTTCAAGCACTGTTTCCTGTAAATAAATTgtcctttcctcccctttcttAAAAAGCAAAGCCAGTGGTCGTTAACACCACCCCCGTGCGGATGTCCGTTCCTCTCGTCTCGGCGCAGACTGTCAAACAGGTGAGTGTCCCGGGACTTCTTTCTTCAGCCTCTCCCAAACAGTTCACTTTTCAAATCGCAAGTTGAGATTCACATGCAAGAGATTCATCCTGAATGGGAAAGCTGTGAAGTGTATTTCTGTAATCGTGGATGTgcgtgtttgttttgttttgttttgctttttaaggtTGTTCCCAAACCCATCAACCCCAGTCCGCAGATAGTGGCCAGCAGCCAGCCCCAGCAGCGGCTCATCATGCCCGCCGCCCCGCTGCCGCAGATCCAGCCCAACCTCACCAACCTGccgccaggcactgtgctggccccggcgccgggagcAGGCAACGTGGGCTACGCGGTGCTTCCGGCTCAGTATGTGACCCAGgtaagaggaggaaacagagtcACTGCATTGCAAAAGGGATAATTTGGTCAAAGATGTACAGCCCCATCAGCCTGAAACTCCTGAAAAACCTCGTACCCAGTCTTAAAATGGCTGTTTCCAGAATATTAAGATGCTAACAAAAACTTCTGAATCAGTTTCGAGGTACCGCTAGCATTTGCCCAAGTCACATACACAATCGGACACTTGGGAACTGAGAGCAGTTTGGCAGGAGGACGAGACCGTGTAGATAGAGGAGGGCGTTGAAGCTGCCGTCGGCAGAGTTCCAGTGCGTTTAGAGCGCGCTGCGGCCCTTCTCACAGATGACGGGGGTGCCGTGGACTTGCTCCCGGAGAGCCAACTGTCACCACGCACCTGTAGTGACCTGTCCTGACCTGCCCAGACGCTCTCATCCGTCGTCTTTAGAGTCAGAGCCTCGTATCATCCGCTGGCTGGCGAGGATTAGGAGTGCTGCTTCCCGGAAGCAGATAGAAGTTTTCTTGTTCAGTGAGGATCCAGCAAATTAGCACCGTGTTCTAAACAGTTGAATTGCTCTCCTCAGGTTTTacgagagagaagcagaaaccTGGTTTCTCTAACAAAGTGTACTTTGGAGTATGTTTAATGTGGCTGTTGATTAGAAAATGAGTGTTGAGTGTTTCTATCATCAGCATCTCTTTTCTTGTGTGGAAATCAGTGTAAAATAGAAATGGTTGCTCATGTAATTCTCACTCTCTGTACCTCGTGATGGGATGAGCGACCGCATGGAGCCCTTGTATTTACAAGTAGAAGCACTGCGTCGTTCTCACGGGTGCAAGTTGCTACCTGTACTGTCGGAGCATCATCCCGAGCTTCCTGACCCTGATAGGCCTGCGGCTCCGTGAACACCTTCTTGTATTTGTACCGTGTAGCACTCTAAAAATGTTCACATTGTCTTCCCCCTCTCGTGTTAGTTTGGGCCTCTAGAGGAGCTCCATGAAGTACCGTGTCTGTCTGAAACTCTCCGTACTGTTTTTCCCCTTTTAGTAGATGGATTTGTTTCTTCCTGATCGTGATGTCTGAAAGtgttgtgcatgtgtgtatgtatggtcCACAGTTGCCTTTCTTCATTGTAGCTGCAGCAGTCCTCGTATGTGTCCATAGCAAGCAACTCGAGCTTCACTGGGACACCTGGTATCCAGACCCAGGCAAGGCTTCCATTCAATGGGTGAGTGTTCTGAAGACATGTGAGTTTGCTTGTTGGATCAGGTTCAGTGCAGCCTTAActatatttcaaaatacatttgtatttatgtatataacatatatatataaatttttttttacaaaataggtatatatatttttacatttttattttttccttaaagccATATGAGCATGCCTCTGTAGGACTTTTTACTTTGAGAACAAGTTAAGGGAGCTGTCAGAGAAGCCCCAAATATCTTTCACTTCGATGAATCAATTTTGCCACATGTTCttgtctatttctttctctctctttctctccctcatcctaaatatgttttaaaattgatattAACTAGTTTTCTAATATTATGTTAGGtccttgcctttttttgttgtcgttagtcttttttttaatctgggacTTTGTTCCTCTGTGGTATTGTCTGCGAAGTGGTGCTGAGTTAACTGCGGGGACCATCTGCCTGGCTCCAGTTCCAGCCGCACACACTGCTTTCTCCTCGCCTAGCTGAATCCCAAAAGTTTTGAGCAGATTTCAGCTTTACTTCTCTcagaaagaagaatatttttctgGCGTGTTCTTTAGAAGCTATTGATGACTTCCTTTTTAACCACCCCCCCAAATCCCTGTCTTGGCTCTCTGACTCTCTTCGTGTTACAGCTAGCTTTTGAACTTGATTTGAAGGGAACGATATAGCAAGGTTTTATTGGAGATGGTTACATGTGTTAAAGCTTAATTTTAGGAGGAATTTACAGAGacttttctagtttttaataGCTACCTTTAATTGATTAAAATGTGTATCTCTTTTTGTATCTGTGTAGCATAATCCCATCAGAGTCTGCCAGTAGGCCCAGAAAACCCTGTAATTGTACAAAATCGCTGTGTTTGAAATTGTAAGTCTTTTTGCTACTCTTTCATATTTGATATAgctgaaaatgcttttaaaagcaaATAGAGTTAACTAAAAGTCTTAACAGACCAATTTCACAAGTCTGAGTAATTTAAGTAAACATGGATGTGAATGTCTGATCACGTGTGGTGGTGTAAGAGCACTCTCTCACTCATTCAGAAGGAAGTAATTTTATAGTCTTTACCATAGGTGAGGCCCTGGGGGAGGGTGTTTAGGGACACAGCAGTGTGAGACAGACATAGCCTCCATCTTCAGTAATCATAAATTTGACTTTATGACCTTCATATTTGGCCTCCTAAATGAGGTGATACTCTGAGTAGCTTTTAAAATTGTTGGATGATTAATTTGCTTATTAGTTCTGAACCAAGAGATTTGTCCTGAAACAATTAAGTGAAAAACATTGGTCATATAAGGGGTTTGGAGTCCCAAGAAGCATGACTGTAGTTCACGGGAGCCTGATTCCACTATTGGAAGAAAGCccatgttttacctttttttggaTTTTGAGATAACTTACTTTGGAGGCATATAAAATCACGTAGTTTTTGTGTTAACAACAGATAATCTTGGAACTAAGTTTCTGAACCAAAATTCTAGGaacctgtgtgactttgagccTGATCATGCGGTTGACAGTCAACTTACATTAACTCTCCAACTGGGTGGCTCTGAGTACATTCTAACTGCTTTCAATCAGATaatttctagttttgtttatttgaacaaTGACTTTTTTATGTGACCTGCACTGGTTTTTATATTCCAGATACTGTGATTGCTTTGCAAATGGTGAATTTTGCAACAACTGCAATTGTACTAATTGTTATAATAATTTGgaacatgaaaatgaaaggcaaaaagCAATAAAGgtgattactttttattttatttaactgacCAAAATTTCCAGTTTTACCTGATTTTTGTAGAACTCAATTGTCttacaatgaaaattaatttcttttgcaGTTTTTAGTGTCATGTGATTGAACTTCAGTTGATGTTTGGTCTGTTTTGATAGGCATGCCTTGACCGAAATCCAGAAGCTTTCAAGCCGAagataggaaaaggaaaggagggagaatcAGATCGACGTCACAGTAAAGGGTGTAACTGCAAACGATCAGGATGTCTTAAAAACTACTGTGAATGCTATGAGGTGAGATGCTGGTTGGGGAACATAATCTAACCATTCTTTGCAGATAACTTTGCGAGGGTGTATTGTAAAAATCTGCctgatcggggcgcctgggtggctcagtggtttaagctgctgccttcagctcaggtcatgatctcagggtcctgggatcgagtcccacatcgggctctctgctcagcagggagcctgcttccctctcactctctctgcctgcctctctgcctacttgtgatctctgtctgtcaaataaataaataaaatcttaaaaaaaaaaaaaaaatctgcctgaGCATCGGGGCGGTGTCTGTGCTTGCAGTCCGAAAATGTGCACACTTGGTGCAAGGGCCCGCGTCTGAGGAAGACCATCTGGCCTCCCAAGCAGGGACTCCGAGGAACGATACTTGGTTTTGTCATTACGTAACGCGCGGGGTCTCATCACCTGATCGATCCGTtcatgcttcttcttcttcttcttttttttaaattatttatttgttttttataaacatataatgtatttttatctccaggggtacaggtctgtgaatcgccaggtttacacacttcacagcactcaccccagcacatgccctccccaatgtccataacccaactccccctctcccaacccctctcctcccagcaaccctgagtttgttttgtgagattaagagtcacttatggggctcgatcccagaaccccaggaccgtgacctgagccgaaggcagaggctttaacccactgagccacccaggcgcccctgcataatGAATTCTTAATTCACGTATTTTAGAAGTCAGATAACTCTCAAGAAGTGTAGGAAGGTAATCTCTTGTTAGTCCTAAAGTCACTATGAATGAAAATTGCATATAATCAAGAATATTTTGAAAGTCTCTTAAGTAATGTCTACAGTCCAGtaatcagtttgttttttttttttaaagatttatttatttgacagagatcacaaacaggcagagaggcaggcagagagagaggaggaagcaggctccctgctgagcagagaaaccgatgcagggctccatcccaggaccccgagatcatgacctgagctgaaggcagaggctttaacccactgagccacccaggtgcccccagtaatCAGTTTTTTATTCTGTGTTGTGAAAGATGGACATTTTTGTTTGAGCACCTGACGAAATAGGTGGCTTCTGTTCACAAACTGTTGTACAGAATTTGTCCTGAATACGtaaaaaatttaagttataaAACCAAATCCACAAAAGGGGAGAAAATGGAAATTGATGGAAAGCTGGGTCAGAAGGGCAAAGCAGCCCTTCCGTGCATACGGCACTGGACAGGCAGTACATGCGAGGCTTATGAAATGCCAACACACAAGAGCCAATAATTTAATTGAATCTGAGCATTAACAGGAGTAGAAAAGGCAGTGCTGGTTGAGATCCGTTAGAAGAGAAAAAGCTGCCCTGTTACAATAAAATCATTGACATTCCGGACACACAGTGTCCAGTAACTCGTGTGTCATTCTGAAAGACCAAGAGATGGGAAAACTTGGAGCACACTGAACAGTGACTAGCGGTAGCTGACCGGCCCGTCGCGAATTGGCTGTGCGTCTGACAGTTCGTGTCCAGTTGTTGGTCTTTTCATTGAACTGGCTGTTTTGAGCCAGTTGGTCTGCATCTGGATGACACATTCCTGTTCCTTTCACTCACTTTTCAGGACTGGTTGAGTAGAGGAGTGACCATCCACATTATTTCAATGGCTCTGCCTTGTAACCTTTCTTCCTCCCCGCTTTGTTTGACCTTAAGGGAAGTTAAATTAACAAAGCTAAGTGACTACCCTGTCATTTTAATTTCTGCTTCCCGAGTTCCTGTTAGATTATCAGTGCGTTTCCTAGGGTTCTTCCTACTTAATCCAAATTACCATTAGTGGTGTGTGGTTTCCCCCCTTGATGTCagagattttctctcttcatcATTAGATTCGTATTAAGTACCGCTTTATTTAGGTTCTCTGACCGGCTCATAGTAAACCAGTGAACTCAAAGTGTGTATTCATTCTTTTCCCTTGGTAAAGAGAATTTATTTGTCTATTGTAAGAAAGGAGCAGGGTAAATATGTTCATCGGAATATGACTTGTTGATCTTGCCAGGTGCTGTAGAAAGGGCAGTAGGTACGTTTCTTTAAATTGACATGGGTTCACCGGAGAAAATGAAGCCAACAAAAGATATTCAGATTTATGAGGTctgggaaatgtaaatgaaagaaCAATGTGATCTCACTTTATCTGTCCCCCATCAGATGCTAAATGTTAAAACAGTGTACACTGTGGGGATGGAGGAGAGGCTTTTAGACATTGCTCATGAGATGGGCGGGGTTAGAGCCTTTTGAAAACAGTCTGGCCACATCTGTTAAAATACATCTACTAGTGAGCCCAATTCTAGAAATCTAGCTCATAGAAGTAGAAGCACAATatttttttgggcgcctgggtggctcagtggtttaagccgctgccttcagctcgggtcatgatctcagggtcctgggatcaagccccacatcaggctctctgctcagcagggagcctgcttccctctcactctctctgcctgcctctctgcctacttgtgatctctctctgtcaaataaataaataaaatctttaaaaaacaacaacaacaacaacaaaaaaaaaaaaacatctttttcCACATTATTTGCCGTACTCAAGAACTGGAAACGAGTAATACCCAGCAGCGGCGAGTAATACCCAGCAGCGGCGGCAAGTGAATGCGCACATCAGTGATGCCGCCCCCGTACCAGGGGCTGCGGCCCCAAATAGAATGAATTCGGTCTGTGCCGGATGacgggggtggggcgggcagaCGACCCCACGGAGTGTGGTGTGACCAGAGGAAGCTGCAGAAAGTGAGCGTGTGATTTTGTAAaccaaccttaaaaaagaaagactgatgTATGTGTTAGTTAAGATAGTACTTGCACTTGCGGGCTGTGTTTTTCCTAGAAAGGCgtgctttccatagtttgacgTGCAAGGACACACTAGTTTAATATGGGCTGTTGGAGGGTTTGGGGAATCTGGAGAAGGGGATTGAGGGAGggagatgatggagatgatgaatAATGAAAATAGCATCTATAAAATTCCTTTAATGTGATAGTTGTGGTTTTACCTAAGTGGGAAGTCACCAACATGTTAATGGTGATTTGATTGAGGCGGTTGAATTCTGGCTAactgctatttttaaatattgtatcgTTCATATTCTTTATAAAGAACATAAGTTATTCATATCGGGGGAAAAACTGACACGGAAGGGCTCAGAGACAGGCACTGTGTGGAGCTGCTCTCGGTCTGAACGTCCGACGCGCCCATACGTGTGGTCAGCCACTTGGGCCACTTAGGGTTTGGCCGGAAGAGAGGTTTCCCTTGCGGGTGATGTCAGTTGGCTAGTTGCGTTCCTACTGATCTGATCGGAGTCTACTTAATGTTTTTTGGGTTTGATTTGGAAACTTTTCTTTTGTAAATCTTTTAGGCAAAAATAATGTGTTCTTCAATATGCAAATGTGTTGGCTGCAAGAATTTTGAAGAAAGCCCAGAAAGAAAGACCCTGATGCACTTGGCGGACGCGGCCGAAGTCCGAGTGCAGCAGCAGACAGCCGCGAAAACGAAGTTATCTTCTCAGATTTCCGACTTGCTTACTCGGCCCACGCCCGCTTTGAGTAGTGGGGGAGGAAAGTAAGTCCGTATTTTCGTgtctttgtagtataatatgattACTTTGGTaaagtttcttctttttggaCTAAATTAAGTTCATACTTTAGATTGTTACAGGCCCCTTTTCGCATTGTCTACTTCAGTCACTTGTGACGGCATTTGGAGGGACAGGAGAACGACGTCAGATGTAGAGCACACTTCTACAGTGCACAGTAATGGGTTAATTCCCTGTGCTTAACTTAATTGAACTCGTCCCCACTAAGATGAGGTCATCATGTAATTACGTAATTTGACAGACCCCTAAGAAAACCAAACTTTATAGCTGTTCCTGGTAGTATTATCACTCATAATTTGGCACATTTTTACCTTCTCTTGCTTTTTTCTGGCCCTTGTAGCACTTTCCCTGTCTTTCTGGAGCACCTTTCCACCCCTTACTTCACTAGACCACTGAACTCTGGAGTAGAAGACTCCAGCTGTAAAGTGTGGCCGAGCTGAGTGTCCATACTGTCTGCGCCCCGTCGCCTGGGAGTTTGACAAGTGCTCCCTCTGAGTCTCGGTGTTCTTGATCCTTCCCATCATCCTTACCAGGTGGCTACGAAGAACAAAGCTTCTCTAGCCAGGGTTTGGCAGGGCCTTATGCAGCCGAACTTGCTCATATGGATTTGGAGTAGAGTTTGGTAGCAGTTAATTTGAGGAATTATTAAAGGCACTGAACCTTGCCAGTGggatatattatttaaaatgcataagGTGAAGTCGTCCTAATGCTTATAGAAATGCTtctttaggggcaccttggtggctcaggtggttgagtgtctggcttccgctcgggtcatgatcttggggtcccggaatcgagccccgcgtcaggctccctcagcgaggagcctgcttctccctctccctctgcccctccccctgtctctctctccca encodes:
- the LIN54 gene encoding protein lin-54 homolog isoform X4 produces the protein MEVVPAEIAKKPRTPTSGPVITKLIFAKPINSKAVTGQTTQVSPPVIAGRVLSQSTPGTPSKTITISESGVIGSALNSTTQTPNKIAISPLKSPNKAVKSAVQTITVGGVSTSQFKTIIPLATAPNVQQIQVPGSKFHYVRLVTATTASSSSQPVSQNPSTNTQPLQQAKPVVVNTTPVRMSVPLVSAQTVKQVVPKPINPSPQIVASSQPQQRLIMPAAPLPQIQPNLTNLPPGTVLAPAPGAGNVGYAVLPAQYVTQLQQSSYVSIASNSSFTGTPGIQTQARLPFNGIIPSESASRPRKPCNCTKSLCLKLYCDCFANGEFCNNCNCTNCYNNLEHENERQKAIKACLDRNPEAFKPKIGKGKEGESDRRHSKGCNCKRSGCLKNYCECYEAKIMCSSICKCVGCKNFEESPERKTLMHLADAAEVRVQQQTAAKTKLSSQISDLLTRPTPALSSGGGKLPFTFVTKEVAEATCNCLLAQAEQADKKGKSKAAAERMILEEFGRCLMSVISSAGKAKGDPCATNC
- the LIN54 gene encoding protein lin-54 homolog isoform X5 → MEVVPAEAVKSAVQTITVGGVSTSQFKTIIPLATAPNVQQIQVPGSKFHYVRLVTATTASSSSQPVSQNPSTNTQPLQQAKPVVVNTTPVRMSVPLVSAQTVKQVVPKPINPSPQIVASSQPQQRLIMPAAPLPQIQPNLTNLPPGTVLAPAPGAGNVGYAVLPAQYVTQLQQSSYVSIASNSSFTGTPGIQTQARLPFNGIIPSESASRPRKPCNCTKSLCLKLYCDCFANGEFCNNCNCTNCYNNLEHENERQKAIKACLDRNPEAFKPKIGKGKEGESDRRHSKGCNCKRSGCLKNYCECYEAKIMCSSICKCVGCKNFEESPERKTLMHLADAAEVRVQQQTAAKTKLSSQISDLLTRPTPALSSGGGKLPFTFVTKEVAEATCNCLLAQAEQADKKGKSKAAAERMILEEFGRCLMSVISSAGKAKGDPCATNC